The following is a genomic window from Amycolatopsis acidiphila.
CCGCGCCGCCGGAAAGCTGGTGGTGCTTGCCTCACGATCGCGGCCGGCAGCGCCACCGCGTCGAGCCGGTTCGCCGAACAAGACAGTGGGCGGTGGTGACCACGTCCAGTCCCGGGCCCGAGCAGTCAGGAGCGCGGGGCGTTCCTCTCCTTGGGGCGCACCGCTTCCTTGCGAACCTCCGCCTGGGTGGCCCGCTCCCGCTCCAGCCACTCGGGGCCTTCGGCCTTCAGCGCCTCGATCTGCTCCGTGGTCAGCGGGTCGGTGATGCCACCGCGGGCCAGGCCGCCGATGGAGATGCCCAGTTTCGCGGCGATGACCGGGCGGGGGTGCGGGCCGTTGCGGCGCAGCTCCCGCAGCCACTCGGGCGGGTCGGCCTGCAGCGCGTTCAGCTCGTCGCGCGAGACGACACCCTCCTGGAACTGCGCGGGGGTGGCTTCGAGGTACACACCCAGCTTCTTCGCCGCCGTCGCGGGCTTCATGGTCTGGGTGGTCTTGTGCGACGTCATGGGGCCAAGGGTATCGAGCGGATGCGTCACCACCGGCCACGCCCGGTAACCTGGCGCGGTGACAGACCCGGAGTTCAAGCTCGGCTACGTGCCGGGGGTGACGCCCGGCAAGTGGGTGCGGACGTGGCACGAGCGCCTGCCCGGGACCCCGCTGACCCTCCTCGGGGTGCCCGCCGCGGATGCGGCCGCCCTGGTGCGCGACGGTGCCGCCGACGCGGTGCTGCTACGGCTGCCGGTCGACCGGACGGGCCTGCACGCGATCCCGCTCTACACCGAGACGACCGTGGTCGTCGTCCCGAAGGACCACCTCGTCGCCGCGGCCGACGAGGTGTCCGCGGCGGACCTTGCCGACGACGTCGTGCTGCACCCCCTCGACGACACCCTCGACTGGGAGCACCCGCCGGGGCTGCCGGCGCTCGACCGCCCCGCCACGACGGGCGACGCCGTGGAGCTGGTGGCGGCGGGCGTGGGCCTGCTCGTCGTCCCGCAGTCGCTCGCCCGGCTGCACCACCGCCGGGACCTCACCTACCTGCCGGTCACCGACGCGCCGCAGTCGCGCGTCGCGCTGTCGTGGCCGGAGGAGGAGACGACCGACCTGATGGAGCAGTTCATCGGGATCGTCCGCGGGCGCACGGTGAACAGCACGCGCGGCCGCCCGGCGGCCGCGCCTCAGCCGAAGGCGAAGCCGAAGCGCCCCGAGGCCGCCACGAAGACCCGGCAGCGAGGCGCGCCCCAGCGCGGTAAACGAGGCAAGCCCCGCCGCCGCTCGTAGCGGCCGTCAGCCCGCGCCCGCCGGAGCCCGCCTCGACGTGGGTGACGAGGCGCCGCCGGAGGCCAGGAACGCGGCCACCGGCAGGGTCGCCGCGCCGCGCGCGACCGCGTCCGGGCCGAGGGCGCCCAGCTGGATCGACGTCTGCGAGAACGGCAGGCGCAGGGAGTGCTCGCGTGCGGCCTCGCGGATGCGGGGCAGCAGCGGCGCCATGGCGAGCCCCGCCCAGCCGCCGATGATCACCTGCTTCGGGTTGAGCAGGTTGACGAGGTTGGCGATGCCCACGCCGATGCGCAGCGCGGTCTCGTCCAGCACCCGCCGGGCGGCGTCGCCCGCCGCCGAGCTGTCGCCGGCCAGTTCGACGATCCGGCCGAGCGCGTTCTCCTCGCCCGGTGCCGCCAGGGCGGCCGCGCCGTCGGCCTCCAGGTAACGCGCGATCACGGCCTCCGCGCCGACGTAGGCCTCCAGGCAGCCCCGCGCGCCGCACCGGCACAGCCGCCCGCCGATCTCGACGTTGGTGTGGCCCCATTCGCCCGCGCTGGTGCTCGAACCGCGCAACAGCGCGCCGTCGGCGATGAGGCAGGCGCCGGCGCCGGACCCGATGAGCAGGAAGACGGCGCTGTCGGTGGTCCGGCCCGAGCCGAACCACATCTCGGCCTGCCCCATCGTCGCCGCGCCGTTGTCGACGAACAGCGGCAGCCCGGTGTGGGCGCGCAGCAGCTCCTCCAGCGGCACCCCGTCCCAGCCCACCGTCTGCCCGTGCACCACCGCGGACGGCTCCTGCCGGACGATGCCGGGCACGCCGATGCCGACCCCCAGGATCCGCCGGTCCGTGCCCGCGGTCAGCTCCGCGAGCCCGCCCGCGATCCCCGCGACCACCTGCCGCGGGTCGGGGCGCGCGCCGTCCACCGGGATGTCGGTCGCCGCCTGCTCGCGCAGGCCGAGGTCGAACCGTTCCACCCGGATGCGGGTCTCGCCGACGTCGATGCCGACCACCTGGAACCGGGCGTCGTCGACCCGGAGCAGGATCCGGGGCCGGCCGCCCTCGGACTCGACCGCGCCGGCCTCGACGACGACCCCGGCCTCGATCAGGTCGGCGGCCACGTTGCTGACCGAGGCGGAGCTCAGCCCGGTCGCCTGGATCAGGTCCTGGCGGCTGAGCGGACCGTGGAAGTACAGCTCGCGCAGCAGCCTGGCCCTGTTGGCCCGCCGCAGGTCGCGGACGTTCCTGCGCCCGGCGTCGGTCATCCGACCACCCTTCGTGCTCCCGCCGCCCGTCGCGGCCGTCCGATTCTCCCCCACGCCCACTGTTGACGCCCGACTTGCCTCACCTGTTAAATCACACCTCGAACTAACTCGTGAGAAAAGTCACGTCCCCGTCCCCATCAGGCTTTCCGACGTCGAAAGGCCCGGCCATGCGCACGTCCACGCGTGTCAGATCCGCCCTGCTCACCATGGTCGTCTCGGCCGCGCTGCTGACCGCGTGCGGCTCCGGCGGCCAGTCGGGCCCGGGCGGGCAGCCCACCATCACCTACTGGGCCAGCGACCAGGGCAGTTCGATCGCCGAGGACGTCAAGGTGCTCACCCCCGAGCTCGACGCGTTCACCAGGCAGACCGGGATCAAGGTGAACCTGGAGGTCATCGGCTGGAGCGACCTGCTCAACCGGATCCTCGCCGCGGCCACCTCCGGGCAGGGCCCGGACGTGGTCAACATCGGCAACACCTGGTCCACCTCGCTGCAGGCCACCGGCGCGTTCCTGCCCATCTCCGCCGACGTGCTGAACCAGATCGGCGGCACCGGGCGGTTCCTGCCCAACGCGATCGCCGCCACCGGTGCGCCGGGCAAGGACCCGGTCGGCGTCCCGCTGTACTCACTCGCGTACGCGCTCTACTACAACAAGGCGATGTTCGCCGCGGCCGGCATCCAGAACCCGCCGGCCACCTGGGAGGAGTTCGTCGCCGACGGCAAGCTGCTGACCCACGCCCAGCAGTGGGGCGTCAGCGTGGAGGGCGCGAGCACGTCGGAGAACGCCCACCACGCCTTCACCTTCAGCCAGCAGCAGGGCGGCGGCTTCTTCGACGCCTCGGGCAAGCCGACCTTCAACACCCCGCAGAACGTCGCCGCGATCAAGCAGTACGTGGACTTCGTGGCGGCGGACAAGATCGCGAACCCCAGCGACGCCGAGTACTCCAACGGCACCGAGGCCGTGCAGGACTTCGCCACCGGCAAGGCCGCGATGATGCTGTGGCAGACCGCCGACGCGCAGCTGGGCAACTACGGCATGGACCCCGCGCAGTACGGCGTCGTCCCGGTGCCGTTCCCGGCCTCGCCGCCGTCCGGCGCCAGGCACGTCGACTCGATCGTCGCCGGCATCAACATGGCCGTGTTCGCCGCCACCAGGAACCAGGACGCGGCGCTGCAGTTCGTGAAGTTCATGACCAGCAGGCAGACGCAGATCGACCTCAACAAGGCCTACAGCTCACTGCCCTCGGTCACCGACGCCTACTCCGACCCGGCCTTCCAGACCCCCACCGCCAAGACCTACCAGCAGATCCTCACCGACTCGGCCGCGCCCATGCCCGCGGTCACCGAGGAGAGCCAGTTCGAGACCGCGATGGGCACGGTGCTGAAGAACCTGTTCGCCGACGCCGCGAGCGGCAAGGCCGTCACCGAGCAGGCGGTGGCAACCCAGCTCGACCAGGCGCAGCAACAGCTGAACGCGGGCGGCTGACCGGCGGCTCCTGCCGTCCCCGCGTCGCGATCCGGTGCGGGGCGGCGGCGCTCGCCGGCCGGCACCACCTGGAAGGACCTCCTGCGATGACCGTCGCCGCGGAACCCACCCGCACGCACGCGGCCCACCCACCGCCCGCCCCCGCGCCGAAGCGCCACCCGTGGCAGCGGGTGGCGCGCCTGGGCCTGCCCTACCTGCTCCTGCTGCCCGCCGTGCTCTTCGAGCTGCTCGTGCACGTGGTGCCGATGCTGGTCGGCATCTTCATGAGCTTCAAGCAGCTGACCCAGTTCTTCATCCGCAACTGGAGCGCGGCCCCCTTCGCCGGGCTGGCCAACTACCGGTTCGCGCTCGACTTCGACGGCGTGGTGGGCCAGAAGCTGCTGCACTCCTTCGAGGTCACCTGCGGCTTCACGGTGCTGACCGTCGGCGTCTCCTGGCTGGTCGGCACCGGCGCGGCCGTGCTGATGCAGGACCCGTTCCGCGGCCGCGGCGTGCTGCGGACCTACTTCCTCGTGCCCTACGCGCTGCCCGCCTACACCGCGGCGATCACCTGGGAGTTCATGTTCCAGCGCGACAACGGGCTGATCAACCGGCTGCTGGTGGACGACCTGCACCTGTTCAAGGAGCCGCCGTTCTGGCTGCTCGGCCCGAACAGCTTCTGGGCCCTGGTGGTCACCGCGGTCTGGCGGACCTGGCCGTTCGCCTTCCTCGTCGTGACCGCGGGGCTGCAGAACATCCCGGGCGAGCTGTACGAGGCCGCCGCCCTCGACGGCGCCGGCGTGTGGCGGCGGCTGCGCTCGGTCACGCTGCCGCAGCTGCGCC
Proteins encoded in this region:
- a CDS encoding DUF5997 family protein, which produces MTSHKTTQTMKPATAAKKLGVYLEATPAQFQEGVVSRDELNALQADPPEWLRELRRNGPHPRPVIAAKLGISIGGLARGGITDPLTTEQIEALKAEGPEWLERERATQAEVRKEAVRPKERNAPRS
- a CDS encoding LysR family substrate-binding domain-containing protein — encoded protein: MTDPEFKLGYVPGVTPGKWVRTWHERLPGTPLTLLGVPAADAAALVRDGAADAVLLRLPVDRTGLHAIPLYTETTVVVVPKDHLVAAADEVSAADLADDVVLHPLDDTLDWEHPPGLPALDRPATTGDAVELVAAGVGLLVVPQSLARLHHRRDLTYLPVTDAPQSRVALSWPEEETTDLMEQFIGIVRGRTVNSTRGRPAAAPQPKAKPKRPEAATKTRQRGAPQRGKRGKPRRRS
- a CDS encoding ROK family protein, giving the protein MTDAGRRNVRDLRRANRARLLRELYFHGPLSRQDLIQATGLSSASVSNVAADLIEAGVVVEAGAVESEGGRPRILLRVDDARFQVVGIDVGETRIRVERFDLGLREQAATDIPVDGARPDPRQVVAGIAGGLAELTAGTDRRILGVGIGVPGIVRQEPSAVVHGQTVGWDGVPLEELLRAHTGLPLFVDNGAATMGQAEMWFGSGRTTDSAVFLLIGSGAGACLIADGALLRGSSTSAGEWGHTNVEIGGRLCRCGARGCLEAYVGAEAVIARYLEADGAAALAAPGEENALGRIVELAGDSSAAGDAARRVLDETALRIGVGIANLVNLLNPKQVIIGGWAGLAMAPLLPRIREAAREHSLRLPFSQTSIQLGALGPDAVARGAATLPVAAFLASGGASSPTSRRAPAGAG
- a CDS encoding ABC transporter substrate-binding protein encodes the protein MRTSTRVRSALLTMVVSAALLTACGSGGQSGPGGQPTITYWASDQGSSIAEDVKVLTPELDAFTRQTGIKVNLEVIGWSDLLNRILAAATSGQGPDVVNIGNTWSTSLQATGAFLPISADVLNQIGGTGRFLPNAIAATGAPGKDPVGVPLYSLAYALYYNKAMFAAAGIQNPPATWEEFVADGKLLTHAQQWGVSVEGASTSENAHHAFTFSQQQGGGFFDASGKPTFNTPQNVAAIKQYVDFVAADKIANPSDAEYSNGTEAVQDFATGKAAMMLWQTADAQLGNYGMDPAQYGVVPVPFPASPPSGARHVDSIVAGINMAVFAATRNQDAALQFVKFMTSRQTQIDLNKAYSSLPSVTDAYSDPAFQTPTAKTYQQILTDSAAPMPAVTEESQFETAMGTVLKNLFADAASGKAVTEQAVATQLDQAQQQLNAGG
- a CDS encoding carbohydrate ABC transporter permease yields the protein MTVAAEPTRTHAAHPPPAPAPKRHPWQRVARLGLPYLLLLPAVLFELLVHVVPMLVGIFMSFKQLTQFFIRNWSAAPFAGLANYRFALDFDGVVGQKLLHSFEVTCGFTVLTVGVSWLVGTGAAVLMQDPFRGRGVLRTYFLVPYALPAYTAAITWEFMFQRDNGLINRLLVDDLHLFKEPPFWLLGPNSFWALVVTAVWRTWPFAFLVVTAGLQNIPGELYEAAALDGAGVWRRLRSVTLPQLRPVNQVLVLVLFLWNFNDFNTPYVLFGNVAPPQANLISLQIYDTSFHSWNFGSGSAMSVLLLLFLLLLTTAYLLVTNRRGKADG